In the Gemmatimonadota bacterium genome, one interval contains:
- the argH gene encoding argininosuccinate lyase codes for MWGGRFRGGMAREMVPLNLSLPVDQRLWREDIRGSKAWARALAGAEVLTDAEVEAILSGLDAVEARIAEHGLGDAQEEDIHSVIERMLGEEAGDVAGKLHTGRSRNDQSSTGVRAYGMTAAKRIEGHLRGLCRALHTLAEKGIDLVMPGYTHLQQAQPIRAAHWALAHVFAFLRDIERVQRAGHAAAVLPLGSGALAGCPFPVDREALRMELGFDRVSENSIDAVGDRDWICDLLYAGAMIGVHLSRLSEDLVLFSSVEFGFVRLSDGYSTGSSLMPQKRNPDVAELARGKSARLAGNLTTMITLLKGLPMGYNRDLQEDKEALFDTVDTLDLTLPPVAGAVETTTFVPERMREVMSAQLLATDLADYLVRRGVPFRTTHEIVGRLVRKSEELRVSLSELPLDALKAEHDAFEEDVSDVFDWLRSTDARDSDGGTSLRAVRDQLDEVTARLAELETP; via the coding sequence CTGTGGGGGGGGCGCTTCCGGGGCGGGATGGCACGCGAGATGGTCCCGCTCAACCTCAGTTTGCCTGTCGACCAGCGCCTGTGGCGCGAGGACATCCGCGGAAGCAAGGCATGGGCACGCGCGCTAGCTGGGGCCGAAGTCCTGACGGACGCGGAGGTCGAGGCCATCCTTTCCGGTCTGGACGCCGTGGAAGCCCGGATCGCCGAACACGGCCTGGGGGACGCGCAGGAAGAAGATATCCACTCGGTTATCGAGCGCATGCTCGGGGAAGAAGCCGGTGATGTCGCCGGCAAGCTCCACACGGGACGCTCCCGAAACGATCAGTCCTCCACGGGAGTCAGAGCGTACGGCATGACCGCCGCCAAGCGCATCGAAGGCCACTTGAGAGGACTGTGCCGGGCGCTTCATACGCTCGCGGAGAAAGGCATCGACTTGGTGATGCCGGGGTACACTCACCTCCAGCAAGCGCAGCCGATCCGCGCCGCACACTGGGCGCTCGCGCACGTGTTTGCGTTCCTGCGCGACATCGAGAGAGTGCAGCGCGCTGGGCACGCCGCGGCCGTATTGCCGCTGGGCTCGGGTGCACTCGCCGGCTGCCCGTTTCCTGTGGACCGTGAAGCGCTGCGAATGGAGCTCGGCTTCGATCGCGTGAGCGAGAACTCCATCGATGCCGTCGGGGATCGGGACTGGATCTGTGACCTGTTGTACGCGGGCGCGATGATCGGAGTCCACCTTTCGCGCCTCTCCGAGGACCTAGTGCTCTTTTCGAGCGTAGAGTTCGGTTTTGTCCGGCTGTCAGACGGCTACAGCACTGGCTCGAGTCTCATGCCCCAGAAGCGGAATCCCGACGTCGCGGAGCTCGCGCGGGGGAAGTCGGCCCGCCTCGCAGGCAACCTGACGACGATGATCACGCTGCTGAAGGGCCTTCCGATGGGATACAACCGGGATCTGCAGGAGGACAAGGAGGCGCTCTTCGACACCGTGGATACCCTGGACCTCACGTTGCCTCCGGTCGCAGGCGCCGTGGAGACCACCACGTTTGTTCCGGAGCGCATGCGCGAGGTCATGAGCGCGCAACTCCTTGCCACGGATCTGGCGGACTATCTGGTTCGTCGGGGCGTGCCGTTCCGAACCACGCACGAGATCGTGGGACGTCTGGTCCGCAAATCAGAGGAGTTGCGTGTCTCTCTCTCGGAGCTTCCGCTCGACGCGCTGAAAGCGGAGCACGACGCCTTCGAGGAAGACGTGAGCGATGTCTTCGACTGGCTTCGGTCCACCGACGCACGTGACTCCGACGGTGGCACGTCACTGCGCGCCGTGCGCGATCAGCTCGATGAAGTAACCGCTCGCCTCGCCGAACTCGAAACGCCCTGA